A region of the bacterium genome:
CGACGGGATGCAGTACGACGGGCTCCGGTTTCGTGCCGAGTGCCGGCTCGCCGGAAAGGTGTACGGCCAGCCCTTCGGAGTGGACGTCGCCTTCGGCGATCCGATCCTCGGCGAGCCCGACGTCTTGGTGGCCGACGACGTTCTCGCGTTCGCCGGCGTCGCGCCGCCCACGCTGCGGCTCTACCCGCTCGCGACCCACATCGCCGAGAAGCTGCACGCGTACACGATGCCGCGCTCGCACCCGAACTCACGGGTGAAGGACCTCCCCGACCTGGCGCTGCTCGCGACGGCGCAAGCGATCGACGCCAAGAGTCTGCGTGCGGCGTTCGAGCGGACCTTCACGTTCCGCAAGACCCACCCGCTGCCGTCGTCGGTTCCCGCGCCGCCGCCGGCGTGGGAGACTCCGTACGCGGCGATGGCGCGGGAAGACGAGCTCTCCTGGGCCACGCTCGCCGACGTCACGAGGGCGGTGCAGTCCTTTCTCGACCCTGTGCTCGCGGGCGCTCTCGACGCGAACTGGAATCCCGGCGCATGGTCCTGGAGTGGACGATGAGCATCGCCAGGCGGTCCCCCGAGCCGCTTTCACGAAGGAGCGGACTGGCCCGCTTCCGGCTGAGCGATCGTGTGCTCGATGATGCAGGTGATCCTGAGCAGGAGTCACGCCGAGACAGTCACGATGACGGCCTACGGGCGTTTACGCGAACGCCAGCAACGAATCGTAGGGCCTGCGCTCACGACATCAGCCACTCGCCGTGTTCTTTGCCACGTTCTTCCGACCCTGTTCTGAATCTTCACGGCACGAATGTCGCAGTAACGACAGGCCTCGCCCCGCGCGTCAAATTCGTGCAGTTCATAGTAAGGTTTCGGACGGTCGCTCATTTTGAGGGGGGGGGACACGATGGCAGCCGACCTCGGCGGCTCAACTCGCGACCAAGAACAGGCAGACTGCTTCGCATTCGTAGACGCCTCCGGCGATCACAGCCGCTCGTTCGACAAGCCGAACGTGCCTACGCACTTCGTCATGGTTGCAATCGTGCCGAGGGGAGACTGCGGCGTCGTTTCTGAGGCGGCAG
Encoded here:
- a CDS encoding nucleotidyl transferase AbiEii/AbiGii toxin family protein, which produces MTARTYSSPEAFKQALERRLRSATKTGGEFARRRQLLVFDRFLARIVAALGDAATLKGGLALELRLERARTTKDIDLRLMGSPDAILAELQAAGRRDLGDFMTFEVGPDDDHPAIQNDGMQYDGLRFRAECRLAGKVYGQPFGVDVAFGDPILGEPDVLVADDVLAFAGVAPPTLRLYPLATHIAEKLHAYTMPRSHPNSRVKDLPDLALLATAQAIDAKSLRAAFERTFTFRKTHPLPSSVPAPPPAWETPYAAMAREDELSWATLADVTRAVQSFLDPVLAGALDANWNPGAWSWSGR